The following coding sequences are from one Ruminococcus flavefaciens AE3010 window:
- a CDS encoding NAD-dependent epimerase/dehydratase family protein, with protein sequence MKRILITGAGSYIGTSFEEYLKKWPDKYAVDTVDMIDGTWRDKDFSEYDVVYHVAGIAHSDSGKISEEKAKLYYSVNTDLTVETAKKAKEAGVKQFIFMSSAIVYGDSAPIGKMKMITKDTPVKPANCYGDSKVQAENGIKKLEDDSFKVVILRPPMIYGKDSKGNYPVMAKFAQKLPVFPYVKNCRSMLYIGNLMEFVRLMIENEETGTFWPQNPQYSNTSTLVKGIAKAHDKNIVLIKGFTWALKIMSHFTGVVNKAFGNLAYDKNMSSYKENYQIYSLRESIVRTEK encoded by the coding sequence ATGAAGAGGATTCTTATAACGGGTGCTGGAAGTTATATAGGAACTTCCTTTGAAGAATACTTAAAAAAATGGCCTGATAAGTATGCTGTTGATACAGTCGATATGATAGACGGTACATGGAGAGATAAGGATTTTTCCGAGTATGATGTCGTTTATCATGTTGCAGGTATTGCACATTCTGATTCGGGAAAGATAAGTGAAGAAAAAGCTAAGCTCTATTACAGTGTTAATACCGATCTTACTGTTGAAACAGCAAAAAAGGCTAAAGAAGCCGGCGTTAAGCAGTTTATCTTTATGAGCAGCGCGATCGTTTACGGTGACAGTGCTCCTATCGGAAAGATGAAAATGATAACAAAGGATACGCCGGTAAAGCCTGCAAACTGTTATGGAGATAGTAAGGTGCAGGCAGAAAACGGTATAAAGAAGCTTGAAGATGACAGCTTCAAGGTCGTTATCCTCAGACCTCCTATGATCTATGGTAAAGACAGTAAGGGAAATTATCCCGTAATGGCTAAGTTCGCTCAGAAGCTTCCTGTATTCCCTTATGTTAAGAATTGCCGTTCAATGCTGTATATCGGTAATCTTATGGAGTTTGTAAGATTAATGATAGAAAATGAGGAAACAGGTACATTCTGGCCGCAGAATCCGCAGTATTCCAACACAAGTACACTTGTAAAGGGAATAGCAAAAGCACATGATAAAAACATTGTGCTTATAAAAGGATTCACCTGGGCTCTTAAAATTATGAGCCATTTTACAGGTGTGGTCAACAAGGCTTTTGGTAATCTGGCTTATGATAAGAATATGAGTTCTTATAAAGAGAATTATCAGATATATAGTCTTAGAGAAAGTATTGTGAGGACGGAGAAGTAA
- a CDS encoding glycosyltransferase: MEKYSVLMSVYYKEKPEYLDLSIKSILCQTIKPDEFIIVEDGPLTNELNEVINRYLNQNTGIFNIIKLKKNGGLGHALNVGIKASRNELIARMDSDDISLPERCEKQLEAFKADPELSIVGTQIDEFIDNPDNVVSSRIVPTDNDGIIRFARRRSPFNHPTVMYRKSDLLRLKGYQTSGRKEDLDLFIRMVNNGCKAINLNEALLLYRSNEDNLKRRKTWRNCSEYIQIMFGFYRKGYCGLIDLLYVTFGQLALFITPTGITKIINKKFLRK; the protein is encoded by the coding sequence ATGGAAAAGTATAGTGTCTTGATGTCCGTATATTATAAAGAAAAACCTGAATATCTGGATTTAAGTATAAAGAGCATATTATGTCAGACTATTAAACCGGATGAATTTATTATTGTTGAAGACGGCCCGCTTACCAATGAGCTTAATGAAGTTATAAATAGGTATTTAAATCAAAATACAGGAATTTTTAATATTATTAAGCTGAAAAAGAACGGAGGATTGGGGCATGCTCTTAACGTCGGAATAAAAGCAAGCAGAAATGAATTGATCGCAAGAATGGATTCTGATGATATATCACTTCCGGAAAGATGCGAAAAGCAACTTGAAGCTTTTAAGGCGGATCCGGAATTATCCATAGTAGGAACTCAGATTGACGAATTTATAGATAATCCTGATAATGTTGTTTCATCCAGAATTGTTCCGACTGATAATGATGGCATAATCAGATTTGCAAGACGCAGAAGCCCTTTTAATCATCCTACAGTAATGTACAGAAAATCTGATCTTTTACGCTTGAAAGGTTATCAGACGTCGGGAAGAAAAGAAGACCTGGATTTGTTCATCAGGATGGTAAATAACGGGTGTAAAGCTATCAATCTAAATGAGGCATTATTGCTTTACAGGTCAAATGAAGATAATTTGAAACGAAGAAAAACTTGGCGGAATTGTTCGGAATATATTCAGATTATGTTTGGTTTCTATCGAAAAGGATACTGTGGATTAATTGATTTGTTATATGTTACTTTTGGACAGCTTGCTCTTTTTATTACTCCTACAGGTATTACGAAAATTATTAACAAAAAGTTTTTAAGAAAATGA